In one Mycobacteroides chelonae genomic region, the following are encoded:
- a CDS encoding Rv3654c family TadE-like protein translates to MPPNRFPRWNPRAEEGSATIVAVAMMVVLLALTAGGAAVGSAVVARHRAQAAADLSALAGAQRALYGAASACDKVAVVARRMGATVNSCVVEDLDVVVGVSFPAMLGRFGVGPARAAARAGPVTGDG, encoded by the coding sequence TTGCCGCCGAATCGGTTTCCGCGATGGAACCCGAGGGCTGAGGAAGGCTCGGCGACCATCGTCGCGGTGGCGATGATGGTCGTGCTGCTGGCGCTGACCGCAGGAGGCGCTGCGGTGGGCTCGGCGGTGGTGGCGCGGCATCGCGCGCAGGCCGCCGCTGATCTATCTGCGCTGGCTGGTGCACAGCGTGCGCTGTACGGCGCGGCTTCGGCCTGCGACAAGGTGGCCGTTGTTGCCCGGAGGATGGGTGCCACTGTCAACAGTTGCGTAGTTGAGGACCTCGATGTTGTTGTCGGGGTGAGTTTTCCGGCGATGTTAGGCCGGTTCGGTGTGGGTCCGGCCCGGGCGGCGGCCCGTGCCGGACCGGTCACCGGCGACGGGTGA
- a CDS encoding TetR/AcrR family transcriptional regulator, protein MEAALTSGVGSRRPWAERHAHLLDTAEQLFFERGFAAVSLSDIAQAAGVTKPIAYRHFTTKDGAYLACARRAQADFAQTLIQRVDPTLTVRDQFATAADVFFELLETHPERWELIYGSAAVLPAESREELSALRLDNIETTYALITKDHPDVPKLFAEGLSHAMSGAAERLGHWWQSRPDLDRQHMIDIYVEIFYAAVAPNLDSPPSTDKR, encoded by the coding sequence ATGGAGGCAGCTTTGACGTCCGGCGTGGGCTCGCGTCGTCCGTGGGCAGAGCGCCACGCGCACCTGCTGGACACCGCCGAGCAGTTGTTCTTCGAGCGCGGCTTCGCCGCAGTGTCGTTGAGCGATATCGCCCAGGCCGCAGGCGTCACCAAGCCCATTGCCTACCGTCACTTCACAACCAAAGATGGCGCATATCTGGCGTGCGCGCGGCGCGCACAGGCTGATTTCGCGCAGACGCTGATACAGCGGGTAGATCCCACGCTGACCGTGCGCGACCAGTTCGCCACCGCCGCCGACGTGTTCTTCGAGCTCTTGGAGACTCATCCCGAGCGGTGGGAACTTATTTACGGCAGCGCCGCGGTGTTGCCTGCCGAGTCACGTGAAGAACTCTCCGCCTTGCGGTTGGACAACATCGAGACTACCTACGCGCTGATCACCAAGGACCATCCCGACGTACCTAAGCTTTTCGCCGAAGGACTCTCGCACGCCATGTCCGGTGCAGCCGAACGCCTCGGGCATTGGTGGCAGTCCCGCCCCGACCTGGACCGCCAACACATGATCGACATCTACGTCGAAATCTTCTATGCCGCCGTGGCCCCCAATCTCGATTCACCGCCATCAACAGACAAACGCTGA
- a CDS encoding MmpS family transport accessory protein, with translation MSRHKQSRGRAGRLLGTLWMPLVALIVIVVVGFGVNRIREKSQAISHPATTRPIPATVVQINPKNVTYEVFGNLGTSGKVSYANLNSEPVDVVLTALPWSVSETTMSSAASLSLVAQVDGDSLGCRIRVNGEVREEQVVNHASAAVACTVTAA, from the coding sequence ATGAGTCGGCACAAACAGTCGCGAGGCCGTGCCGGTCGACTTCTCGGCACGTTGTGGATGCCTTTGGTGGCGCTCATCGTCATCGTGGTCGTTGGCTTCGGAGTCAATCGGATTCGAGAGAAGTCGCAGGCAATCAGCCATCCGGCGACCACCCGCCCGATTCCGGCCACGGTTGTTCAGATCAATCCCAAGAACGTCACTTACGAGGTGTTCGGCAATTTGGGAACCAGCGGGAAGGTGTCCTATGCCAACCTCAACAGCGAACCCGTCGACGTCGTGCTGACCGCATTGCCGTGGTCGGTCTCTGAAACCACGATGTCGTCGGCCGCGTCGCTGAGCCTGGTCGCCCAGGTGGACGGGGACTCGCTGGGCTGCCGCATCCGGGTCAACGGCGAGGTCCGCGAGGAACAGGTTGTCAACCATGCCAGTGCCGCGGTCGCATGCACGGTGACGGCAGCATGA